The Methanomassiliicoccales archaeon genome window below encodes:
- a CDS encoding DedA family protein, which translates to MKQTIQAAREGFKRMGLMDAINQYVIELISTAGYPGLFLAMFIEGILTPIPSELIMPLGGYLASTGRFSLPMVILVGSLGAMCGSSVAYGIARALGRPLVERYGRYIFLDGRKVKKAEDWFQRWGSLGILLGHAAPGIRSIISFPAGIFKMELKRFVIFTFFGALVWNSVLSTAGYLLGEYYIELWKVLDGWDLAILAIAAILVVLYLYLTRKKADESTES; encoded by the coding sequence ATGAAGCAGACTATTCAGGCGGCGAGGGAAGGTTTCAAGCGCATGGGGCTGATGGACGCAATAAATCAATACGTCATTGAGCTTATCTCTACCGCTGGCTATCCTGGATTATTCCTCGCCATGTTCATAGAGGGAATCCTGACCCCCATCCCCAGCGAGCTGATAATGCCCTTGGGAGGATATCTTGCCTCTACTGGCCGTTTCTCACTCCCCATGGTTATTCTAGTGGGTTCGCTCGGTGCCATGTGCGGCTCGTCTGTGGCCTATGGAATAGCTAGGGCCTTGGGAAGACCGTTAGTGGAACGATATGGGCGATATATCTTCCTTGATGGAAGGAAGGTAAAAAAAGCAGAGGATTGGTTTCAAAGATGGGGTAGCCTGGGTATCCTTCTAGGCCATGCCGCACCAGGGATAAGATCGATAATATCCTTTCCCGCGGGGATATTCAAGATGGAACTCAAGCGTTTCGTGATTTTCACCTTTTTCGGAGCCTTGGTATGGAATTCAGTGCTTTCAACTGCTGGCTATCTGTTAGGAGAATATTATATAGAATTATGGAAGGTCTTGGATGGCTGGGATCTCGCAATACTGGCAATTGCTGCGATCCTGGTAGTCCTCTACCTTTATCTTACCAGAAAAAAAGCTGACGAAAGCACGGAGTCCTGA
- a CDS encoding ammonium transporter yields MAVDAGNTAWVLISAALVFIMTPAVGFFYGGMLGKKNVLSILGQSLIVVGMVTLIWVTIGFTLAFGGNGQDFIGSLDWVMLDKVGIDPLPPYDGTSIPGILFMMFQGMFAIITVALILGGIAERMKLKAVVILLFLWTLLVYIPVAHWVWGGGWIAQLGSLDFAGGTVVHITAGVSVLAAVMVLGKRNSLMQGGAEMPHNIPFVVLGGALLWIGWFGFNGGSALAADGIAANAFVVTMIAAATATVTWGLVSWLHLGRPGVLGMISGAIAGLVAITPACGYVNATGAIVIGIGAGVFCYGGILLKKRFDYDDALDVFGVHGIGGTWGAVATGLFATGTFASGTKGLFYGGGFDLLSAQVIAVVAVYAFAFVVTFVIMKVMSKVMTIRMSKEEERIGADIIQHGENAYS; encoded by the coding sequence TTGGCAGTAGATGCGGGAAACACGGCTTGGGTATTGATCTCCGCCGCATTGGTGTTCATCATGACGCCAGCGGTAGGGTTCTTCTACGGAGGCATGCTGGGCAAGAAGAATGTCCTATCCATATTGGGTCAGAGCTTGATAGTGGTGGGCATGGTGACCCTGATCTGGGTGACGATTGGATTCACACTGGCCTTCGGAGGCAATGGCCAAGATTTCATCGGAAGCCTGGATTGGGTGATGCTGGATAAGGTCGGCATCGATCCACTACCTCCGTATGATGGGACGAGCATTCCTGGCATATTATTCATGATGTTCCAAGGAATGTTCGCCATAATCACCGTGGCGCTTATACTTGGAGGCATCGCAGAACGGATGAAACTGAAGGCAGTGGTCATACTTCTCTTCCTCTGGACCTTATTGGTGTACATACCGGTAGCGCATTGGGTATGGGGAGGAGGGTGGATAGCTCAGTTAGGATCATTGGATTTCGCAGGCGGCACGGTGGTACACATCACCGCAGGTGTCTCTGTACTTGCCGCGGTAATGGTATTGGGCAAGAGGAATTCTTTGATGCAAGGAGGCGCAGAGATGCCGCACAACATACCTTTCGTGGTACTGGGCGGAGCACTTCTCTGGATAGGCTGGTTCGGCTTCAACGGTGGGAGCGCTCTAGCTGCTGATGGCATCGCTGCAAACGCCTTCGTGGTGACGATGATAGCAGCGGCCACCGCCACAGTCACTTGGGGACTGGTTAGCTGGCTGCACTTGGGACGACCTGGTGTTCTGGGCATGATATCGGGAGCCATCGCAGGCCTTGTGGCCATCACCCCTGCATGTGGATATGTGAACGCGACAGGAGCCATAGTCATAGGGATAGGCGCCGGTGTTTTCTGCTATGGTGGGATATTGCTAAAGAAGCGCTTCGATTACGACGACGCCCTGGATGTCTTCGGTGTCCACGGCATAGGTGGAACATGGGGTGCAGTGGCTACAGGTCTTTTCGCCACAGGCACCTTTGCATCCGGAACCAAGGGACTGTTTTACGGAGGTGGCTTTGATCTACTTAGCGCCCAGGTAATCGCAGTGGTGGCGGTCTACGCCTTCGCCTTTGTAGTCACATTCGTAATAATGAAAGTGATGAGCAAGGTCATGACCATCCGCATGAGCAAGGAGGAGGAGCGCATCGGTGCTGATATCATCCAGCATGGTGAGAACGCTTATTCATGA
- the metG gene encoding methionine--tRNA ligase, with product MKKVLVCAAWPYSNGPIHLGHVAGSLLPPDIFARYHRLKGNEVLMVSGSDQHGTPVTVRAEKEGVSPEVVAERYHEINKKAIEGLGIKFDLFTKTHNPHHFEVVHDVFLRLLQNGYLYRKTTLQYYCPKCSKFLPDRYVEGICRKCANDRARGDQCEKCGATYEAGELEKARCINCGSEPQLKETEHFFFKLSAFQEPLTSYVQEKSHWRPSVQLFTKNWLEAGLKDRAITRDMNWGVPVPLPGYEGKVVYVWFEAVIGYLSASKEWAKLVGSPERWKDFWVGPSAVSYYFLGKDNIPFHTIIWPSILMGYGGLNLPYDVPANEFLTFKGEAFSKSRGVGIDVPSLLQRFEADAIRYYIAANMPENRDADFSLDDFETKVNNELVATLGNYYHRVLSFTQKNFGHVPALHSLEEERKTVEEAIWRARNEVERSISSCQFKPALKAVMDLAQFGNQFFDRMAPWSLLRQDRARCAEALRLNLEIVKALAVLTHPFLPFSSERIWSYLGMTSPLASQGWSWLDEPLPTGQRLLEPKPVFSRVQLERIEDKFKAFEALNLKVGRVLDVRQHPNADKLLVLDVDVGKRIQLVAGLKEHYPQDALKGKMVIVVSNLQHAKLRGVESQGMLLAAEDGKEVRVLTPAENCAPGEVVSSGLRPSEKEISYADFQKLTMRVGTFRDGEVDIGRKVKVSFPEKVVRKEKVVVYLPDPESKEALPLYTQSGVAITVDGGRIEDGAQVR from the coding sequence ATGAAAAAAGTACTGGTTTGTGCGGCTTGGCCCTATTCCAACGGTCCTATACATTTAGGTCATGTGGCAGGCTCGCTTCTACCTCCAGACATATTCGCCAGATACCATCGCTTAAAAGGGAACGAGGTTTTGATGGTCTCAGGCTCGGACCAGCACGGCACGCCGGTCACCGTACGGGCAGAGAAGGAAGGCGTAAGCCCTGAAGTGGTGGCTGAAAGGTATCATGAAATCAACAAGAAGGCCATCGAAGGTCTTGGCATTAAGTTCGATCTCTTCACCAAGACGCATAATCCCCACCATTTCGAGGTAGTGCACGACGTTTTCTTGCGTCTACTCCAGAATGGCTATCTCTATAGGAAGACCACTCTTCAGTATTATTGCCCTAAATGCTCGAAGTTCCTGCCTGATCGCTATGTGGAGGGCATATGCCGCAAATGCGCCAATGATAGGGCTAGGGGGGACCAATGCGAAAAATGCGGAGCCACATACGAGGCGGGAGAGCTGGAGAAGGCTAGGTGCATTAATTGTGGCAGTGAGCCGCAGCTTAAAGAAACAGAGCATTTCTTCTTCAAGCTATCCGCCTTCCAAGAGCCTTTGACCTCTTATGTGCAAGAAAAGTCGCATTGGCGCCCAAGCGTGCAGTTATTCACCAAGAATTGGCTCGAAGCAGGACTTAAGGATAGGGCCATAACAAGGGATATGAATTGGGGGGTTCCCGTACCGCTACCAGGTTATGAAGGCAAGGTGGTGTATGTCTGGTTCGAGGCGGTGATAGGCTATCTTTCAGCTTCCAAGGAATGGGCCAAACTAGTCGGCTCTCCCGAAAGATGGAAGGATTTCTGGGTGGGGCCATCCGCCGTCAGCTATTACTTTTTAGGCAAGGATAACATCCCCTTCCACACCATCATATGGCCTTCCATATTGATGGGGTATGGTGGCTTGAACCTGCCTTATGACGTACCAGCCAATGAGTTCCTCACTTTCAAAGGTGAGGCGTTCTCCAAGAGCAGGGGAGTGGGAATCGATGTCCCCTCCCTTTTGCAAAGATTCGAGGCCGATGCCATTCGCTACTACATCGCTGCCAACATGCCTGAGAACCGGGACGCCGATTTCTCCTTGGACGACTTTGAGACAAAGGTCAATAACGAGCTAGTGGCCACTTTGGGCAATTACTATCATCGAGTCCTCTCCTTCACGCAGAAGAACTTTGGTCATGTGCCGGCGTTGCATTCCTTGGAAGAGGAGAGGAAGACGGTTGAGGAGGCGATCTGGCGAGCGCGGAATGAAGTGGAGAGATCCATATCCTCCTGCCAGTTCAAACCCGCGCTCAAGGCGGTTATGGATCTGGCGCAGTTTGGCAATCAATTCTTCGATCGTATGGCGCCTTGGTCCTTGCTTCGTCAGGATAGGGCGAGATGCGCAGAGGCATTGCGCCTAAATCTGGAGATCGTCAAGGCCCTAGCCGTGCTCACCCATCCCTTCCTGCCCTTCAGCTCTGAGCGTATATGGTCCTATCTGGGCATGACTTCTCCACTGGCATCCCAAGGGTGGTCATGGCTGGACGAGCCTCTTCCAACGGGTCAGAGATTGCTAGAGCCCAAACCTGTCTTCTCCAGAGTGCAGCTGGAGAGGATAGAGGATAAGTTCAAAGCCTTTGAAGCCCTCAATCTGAAGGTAGGTAGGGTCTTGGATGTCAGGCAACATCCGAATGCGGATAAGCTGCTCGTCTTAGATGTGGATGTAGGAAAGCGCATACAATTGGTTGCTGGATTGAAGGAGCATTATCCTCAAGATGCATTGAAAGGAAAGATGGTGATAGTGGTAAGCAACCTACAGCACGCTAAATTGAGAGGCGTGGAATCACAGGGCATGCTCTTGGCGGCGGAGGATGGTAAGGAGGTGCGAGTCCTTACTCCTGCGGAGAATTGCGCGCCGGGGGAAGTGGTGAGCAGCGGCCTGAGACCATCGGAGAAGGAAATATCATACGCCGATTTCCAGAAGCTAACCATGAGGGTGGGGACGTTCCGGGATGGAGAAGTCGATATAGGCCGAAAGGTTAAAGTGAGCTTCCCTGAGAAGGTGGTTAGGAAGGAGAAAGTGGTGGTGTATCTTCCCGATCCAGAATCAAAAGAGGCTCTGCCGCTTTACACTCAGAGTGGCGTGGCCATCACCGTGGATGGCGGAAGGATAGAGGATGGTGCCCAGGTAAGATGA
- a CDS encoding alcohol dehydrogenase catalytic domain-containing protein, protein MEVTEVPEPPCPDKGLLLKVETCSICASDLKMFRQGHRDLRYPRILGHEVVGRIVEDRSEGEWSIGERVQIWPGDACGQCRCCGKGLDNLCPQVRILGFSLDGGFAEFMAVPEGCVARGGVNLVPSSMASETASLAEPLACCVNAQHSLNLGEGDEVLIIGGGPLGALHAMLARHREAEKVIIIEKEEQRRRKLPATKADLILASEEDWESVIISETQGRGVDAIIMATSDVAIDSHLIDLLAPRGRICVFSGLPKASSLASLDLNRLHYAEKIILGSYGCRSQDCREALGMLARGDLEVEWLLTARIRLESIIEGLEVTASRKGMKVTVTNF, encoded by the coding sequence ATGGAAGTTACCGAGGTGCCTGAGCCTCCCTGCCCTGACAAAGGGCTGCTGCTCAAGGTCGAGACCTGCTCCATATGCGCCTCCGACCTCAAGATGTTCCGCCAAGGGCATAGGGATCTGAGATATCCTCGCATCCTAGGACACGAGGTGGTGGGTAGGATCGTGGAGGATAGATCTGAAGGAGAATGGAGCATAGGTGAAAGGGTTCAGATCTGGCCGGGCGACGCTTGTGGCCAATGCCGTTGTTGCGGCAAAGGGCTGGATAACCTTTGCCCCCAGGTGAGGATTCTAGGCTTCAGCTTAGACGGTGGCTTCGCCGAATTCATGGCCGTGCCTGAGGGATGCGTGGCGAGAGGGGGAGTGAACCTGGTCCCATCTTCCATGGCATCTGAAACCGCCTCGCTGGCTGAGCCTTTGGCCTGCTGTGTAAATGCACAGCACTCTTTGAATCTGGGGGAAGGGGATGAGGTTCTCATCATCGGCGGAGGTCCTCTCGGCGCCCTGCATGCCATGCTAGCACGTCATCGGGAAGCAGAGAAGGTGATCATCATCGAGAAGGAAGAGCAAAGGAGAAGAAAGCTTCCTGCCACCAAAGCGGACTTGATCCTGGCCTCAGAGGAGGATTGGGAATCCGTGATAATCTCTGAAACACAAGGAAGGGGCGTAGATGCCATAATCATGGCCACATCTGACGTCGCGATCGACTCTCATCTTATCGATTTACTCGCTCCTCGAGGTAGGATTTGCGTTTTCTCAGGGCTCCCCAAGGCAAGCTCCCTTGCCTCTCTGGATCTGAATCGCCTTCATTACGCGGAAAAAATCATCCTAGGCTCCTATGGATGTAGAAGTCAGGACTGCCGCGAAGCCCTAGGGATGTTGGCAAGGGGAGACCTAGAGGTAGAGTGGCTTTTGACGGCCAGGATCAGATTGGAGAGCATCATCGAAGGGCTAGAGGTAACGGCCTCCAGGAAGGGCATGAAAGTCACGGTGACGAATTTTTGA
- a CDS encoding P-II family nitrogen regulator → MMKIEAIIRPERLNATKQALDEIGVRGMTVTEVRGRGEQMGLEFTHRAGKFRVDLLPKVKIEIVLEDEMVDRAVRTICASARTGEVGDGKIFLVPVQKVIKVRTGEAEG, encoded by the coding sequence ATGATGAAGATTGAGGCGATAATCCGACCAGAGCGCTTGAATGCCACCAAGCAAGCCTTGGATGAAATCGGTGTCCGAGGGATGACCGTGACAGAAGTTCGAGGCCGAGGCGAGCAGATGGGGCTGGAGTTCACGCATCGCGCAGGAAAGTTCCGTGTCGATCTCCTTCCCAAGGTCAAGATAGAGATAGTATTGGAAGATGAGATGGTAGATCGGGCGGTCCGAACTATTTGCGCATCGGCTCGAACGGGAGAGGTGGGAGATGGGAAAATCTTCCTCGTACCCGTGCAAAAGGTGATAAAAGTTCGGACGGGAGAGGCTGAGGGATAA
- a CDS encoding PHP-associated domain-containing protein, with protein MVSRADIHVHSKYSGLARLAFLRFPESVVEPEDIVRKAAAIGLDTVCITDHNTIRGALLAQKYAKHHESVSVVVGEEVSAREGEIIGLFLTQEIPKGLPAAETIDLIREQGGLVVAPHPFSNHVPALGYMVDRLPIDALEVFNAGHVDGFANHRALEHSQRGDWARLGGSDSHTLDTIGCGYTEFDGQGAEDFFRAVRTRTTRAFGQRQPVLMGVKWTMEVVLESDLQILKSMLQRSYEAKPEDVVRTKVKSLPSHKKLAALFASFFFFLPPVPYLAVLTGEWKMRELNAKPIHDHNGERPGLL; from the coding sequence ATGGTGAGCAGGGCCGATATCCATGTTCATTCTAAATACTCAGGCCTCGCCCGCCTCGCCTTCCTCCGGTTCCCAGAATCCGTGGTGGAGCCGGAGGATATCGTGAGGAAAGCGGCTGCAATTGGCCTTGATACAGTGTGCATTACCGATCATAATACGATAAGAGGAGCTTTGCTAGCTCAGAAATATGCGAAACATCATGAGAGCGTGAGCGTGGTGGTGGGAGAAGAAGTCAGCGCCAGGGAGGGAGAGATTATAGGACTCTTTCTGACGCAAGAAATACCCAAAGGACTGCCCGCCGCGGAGACCATAGATCTTATTCGCGAGCAAGGAGGATTGGTGGTCGCACCCCATCCCTTCAGCAATCACGTGCCTGCACTTGGCTATATGGTGGATAGACTTCCCATCGACGCCTTAGAGGTGTTCAACGCCGGCCATGTGGACGGATTCGCGAACCACCGTGCTCTGGAGCATTCGCAGAGAGGAGATTGGGCACGATTGGGAGGGAGCGACTCGCACACCTTGGATACCATAGGCTGTGGTTACACTGAGTTCGATGGCCAGGGTGCAGAGGACTTCTTCAGGGCGGTCCGAACACGGACCACCAGAGCCTTTGGACAGCGGCAACCCGTCCTCATGGGAGTGAAATGGACCATGGAAGTGGTACTGGAATCAGATCTGCAGATCTTGAAGTCGATGCTGCAACGAAGCTATGAGGCTAAACCCGAGGATGTGGTCCGTACCAAGGTAAAATCATTACCAAGCCATAAGAAGTTGGCCGCTCTTTTTGCTTCATTCTTCTTCTTCCTTCCCCCTGTCCCGTATCTGGCGGTGCTAACGGGCGAATGGAAGATGCGAGAACTGAACGCCAAGCCTATCCATGATCATAATGGCGAGAGACCAGGACTGTTATGA
- the trpD gene encoding anthranilate phosphoribosyltransferase, which yields MEDKLKSFGLKVDALLKGKNLSRSETYEMFKEVLLDEQPALQQGAFLAAITAKKPTPCELAAAWQAIYEFDTVKVTPEVDQPLVDNCGTGMDTIKTFNISTAASLIAAADGIFLAKHGARAITSKCGVVDILEALGVDVECDTNVVKRSIESCGIGIFNGMSPKVHPTALFRILSQIRFGTILNMAGSLANPACPRYGVRGVYSAELVLPVAEAMREIGYKGAILVHGLNKDGTKGMDEISSIGKTLVAELDSSGDIETYYLQPEQFGIKEAEERELICSFNRDEEALHFLRILGGEERGARRDIVCLNAAPILYLMGKSNSLEEGYEKAQDIIDNGGAIKKLQEFVRTQSLKPEASSAHLESLMEKANVLA from the coding sequence ATGGAAGATAAGCTGAAGTCTTTCGGTCTAAAGGTGGATGCATTGCTGAAAGGTAAGAACTTATCTAGGTCGGAGACCTATGAGATGTTCAAAGAAGTTCTGCTGGACGAGCAACCAGCTCTACAACAAGGGGCATTTTTGGCAGCGATAACTGCCAAGAAACCAACCCCCTGTGAGCTGGCTGCCGCTTGGCAGGCGATCTACGAGTTCGATACCGTGAAAGTCACTCCTGAGGTGGACCAGCCCCTGGTGGACAATTGTGGGACAGGAATGGACACCATTAAGACATTTAACATCTCCACTGCAGCTTCTCTTATAGCTGCCGCGGACGGCATCTTCCTCGCCAAGCATGGAGCTCGCGCTATAACCTCGAAGTGTGGGGTAGTGGACATCCTGGAAGCGCTGGGTGTGGATGTGGAGTGCGACACGAACGTGGTAAAAAGGAGCATAGAGAGCTGCGGCATAGGCATTTTCAACGGCATGAGCCCCAAAGTCCACCCGACTGCACTATTCCGCATCTTGAGCCAGATTCGATTCGGCACCATCCTCAATATGGCTGGCTCTTTGGCTAATCCCGCTTGCCCTAGGTATGGTGTCAGAGGCGTCTACTCCGCTGAGCTCGTCCTCCCTGTGGCCGAGGCCATGCGTGAGATCGGCTACAAGGGAGCCATCCTGGTGCACGGTCTGAACAAGGATGGGACGAAGGGCATGGACGAGATATCCTCCATCGGAAAGACTCTGGTAGCAGAGCTCGACTCGAGCGGCGATATCGAGACTTATTATCTCCAGCCAGAGCAGTTCGGGATCAAGGAGGCGGAGGAGAGAGAGCTCATCTGCTCATTCAACAGGGATGAGGAGGCCCTACATTTCCTTCGCATATTAGGTGGAGAGGAGAGGGGAGCTCGGAGGGATATAGTGTGCCTAAATGCTGCACCGATTCTCTACCTCATGGGCAAATCGAATAGCTTGGAGGAAGGATACGAGAAGGCACAAGACATAATTGATAATGGAGGTGCCATTAAGAAGCTGCAAGAGTTCGTGAGGACTCAGAGCTTGAAGCCAGAAGCGAGCTCGGCACACTTGGAGTCGTTGATGGAGAAGGCCAATGTGCTGGCATGA
- a CDS encoding ribosome biogenesis/translation initiation ATPase RLI, with translation MRIAALLKDRCQPKKCNTECVKYCPKVRTGVKTIVIGEKGKPEIAEPLCAGCGICVHKCPYEAIKIIGLPDELEGEIVHQYGLNGFRLYRLPVPKTGLVTGILGPNGIGKSTALRLMSGVEIPNLGRYENPPTKEEVLQHYAGSELRDYLAKVYRGEMRTALKPQYVDKLPSVHKGVVRDLLEKVAERISLEEAVELLDLRQVIDRPLDSLSGGELQRVAIAATILKDSDVYFFDEPSSYLDIYQRIKVAKTIQELSQGKQVVVIEHDLAILDFLADNVYLVYGSEGAYGVFAQPRQVRVAINSYLEGYLKEENIRFRDYPILFEDRPPRDSWQTVPLLDYDEIRCDYPNFQLEVEAGTIKVGESVGVVGPNAIGKTTFVKVLAGVQQPTSGSIRNSVKVSYKPQYINPDFEGTVMEMFLTSVKDFFQSGFFESEIAHPLRLKTLYEKQVKNLSGGELQRAAIALCLSRDADLYLLDEPSAYLDSNQRMEAAKTIRRVMEKRGRSALVVDHDIYFLDMVSDSIMVFSGIPGKEGKGGGPYEMRQGMNRFLKMVDVTFRRDNDTRRPRINKPGSRLDQEQKSKGEYYYA, from the coding sequence ATGCGAATCGCCGCCCTGTTGAAAGACCGATGTCAGCCAAAAAAGTGCAACACCGAGTGCGTAAAATACTGCCCTAAGGTGCGCACAGGCGTGAAGACCATCGTCATCGGCGAGAAAGGTAAACCGGAGATTGCTGAGCCTTTATGCGCTGGTTGCGGCATCTGCGTGCACAAATGCCCCTATGAGGCCATCAAAATAATAGGACTGCCTGATGAGTTGGAAGGAGAGATAGTACATCAATACGGCCTCAACGGCTTCCGACTCTACAGATTGCCTGTCCCTAAGACAGGGCTAGTGACTGGAATACTAGGACCTAATGGCATAGGCAAGTCCACCGCCCTGCGTTTAATGTCAGGTGTAGAAATCCCTAATCTCGGAAGGTACGAGAACCCTCCCACCAAGGAAGAGGTCCTGCAGCATTATGCTGGGAGCGAGCTCAGGGATTATCTTGCTAAGGTGTATCGAGGAGAGATGCGCACAGCTCTGAAGCCACAATACGTGGATAAGCTTCCTAGTGTGCATAAGGGTGTGGTCCGTGACCTCCTGGAGAAGGTAGCCGAGAGGATATCCCTCGAAGAAGCCGTGGAGCTCTTGGATCTAAGGCAGGTCATAGATAGACCGCTGGATTCTCTATCAGGAGGTGAGCTTCAGCGTGTGGCTATTGCGGCCACGATCCTCAAGGACAGTGATGTTTACTTCTTTGATGAGCCTTCTTCCTATCTGGATATCTATCAGAGGATAAAAGTGGCTAAGACCATACAGGAGCTGAGCCAGGGCAAGCAAGTGGTGGTAATCGAGCATGATTTGGCGATACTCGACTTCCTGGCAGACAACGTATATCTGGTCTATGGCTCGGAGGGGGCTTATGGTGTTTTCGCCCAGCCTCGCCAGGTGCGCGTCGCCATTAACTCCTATCTGGAAGGCTATCTGAAAGAGGAGAACATACGCTTCCGTGACTATCCCATCCTCTTCGAGGACCGTCCTCCTCGCGACTCTTGGCAGACCGTTCCCCTTCTTGATTACGATGAAATACGATGCGATTATCCCAACTTCCAACTCGAGGTGGAGGCGGGCACTATCAAGGTTGGAGAGTCGGTGGGTGTGGTAGGACCTAACGCCATAGGAAAGACTACTTTCGTGAAGGTATTAGCTGGCGTACAGCAGCCTACTTCCGGCAGCATACGCAATAGTGTGAAGGTAAGCTATAAGCCCCAATACATAAACCCCGATTTCGAAGGTACGGTCATGGAGATGTTCTTGACCAGTGTGAAGGATTTCTTTCAATCAGGATTCTTCGAGTCAGAGATAGCTCACCCACTGAGATTGAAGACTCTATATGAAAAACAGGTGAAGAACCTTTCAGGCGGGGAGCTGCAGCGCGCTGCCATAGCTCTATGCCTGTCTCGGGATGCGGACTTGTATCTTCTCGATGAGCCCTCCGCCTACCTGGACTCCAATCAGCGGATGGAGGCAGCGAAGACCATCCGCAGGGTGATGGAGAAAAGAGGACGGTCGGCTTTGGTGGTGGACCATGATATCTATTTCTTGGACATGGTCTCGGATTCCATCATGGTGTTCTCAGGCATTCCGGGGAAAGAAGGCAAGGGCGGGGGGCCCTACGAGATGCGTCAGGGAATGAATCGATTCTTGAAGATGGTGGATGTCACTTTCCGCCGGGACAACGATACCAGGCGCCCCAGGATCAACAAGCCTGGATCCAGACTGGACCAAGAGCAGAAATCAAAAGGCGAATACTATTATGCGTGA
- a CDS encoding dihydrolipoyl dehydrogenase: MKEYDLIVIGSGAGLNVASRARAQNLRVALVEDGPLGGTCLNRGCIPSKILIEPANLARCIEDGVRIGVGGKVEYMDFQMVRDRMWALVNRDRQEIENGIKADEGLDLYQIKGRFVGDRTLKVGEELIRAPKVVIACGVRTAVPELKGLKEAGYFTSETVFHLHRIPPRMAILGGGYKACEFGHFFSAFGSEVTIIGRNPALLPREEPEISAVVFKKMSEICHVRVNQELLEVKSSEKGKTLRYRDRASGEIFETEVDEILVTTGVRSNADLLEVEKGGVNVDQKGYVIVNEYLETSAPGVWALGDVIGRTMFRHTANYHSDIVWFNAFGKRKIRLEEHAVPHAVFAYPEVGSVGMTEAEARSRGIRYFVGYSRYIDTAKGYAMAEEDGLCKVIVDAESMRILGAHAVGPHASLLVQPIVYLMNAGDGTFNPIARSQTIHPALSEVMVNAFANLSDPEHHHQH; encoded by the coding sequence ATGAAAGAATATGACCTCATAGTTATCGGAAGCGGCGCAGGCCTGAACGTCGCATCGCGCGCCAGGGCACAGAATCTTAGAGTGGCTTTGGTGGAGGACGGACCTCTGGGGGGCACATGCCTCAATCGGGGCTGCATACCGAGCAAGATTCTCATAGAGCCAGCCAATCTAGCTCGTTGCATTGAGGATGGAGTAAGGATAGGTGTGGGCGGCAAAGTGGAGTATATGGACTTTCAGATGGTTAGAGATCGAATGTGGGCTTTGGTCAATAGAGACCGACAGGAGATAGAGAATGGAATAAAAGCCGATGAGGGATTAGATCTCTACCAGATAAAAGGTCGTTTTGTGGGCGACCGCACCTTGAAGGTCGGCGAGGAGTTGATTAGGGCTCCCAAGGTGGTCATTGCTTGTGGGGTGCGCACTGCTGTGCCGGAGTTGAAGGGACTGAAAGAGGCTGGATATTTTACCTCAGAGACCGTGTTCCATTTGCACCGAATTCCTCCGCGCATGGCGATTCTGGGAGGAGGCTACAAAGCCTGTGAATTCGGGCATTTCTTCTCCGCCTTTGGCTCTGAGGTTACCATCATTGGCCGTAACCCTGCCTTGCTGCCTAGGGAGGAACCAGAGATCAGCGCTGTGGTGTTCAAAAAGATGTCGGAAATTTGCCATGTGCGTGTCAATCAGGAATTACTTGAAGTAAAAAGCTCTGAAAAGGGAAAGACATTAAGGTATAGGGACCGGGCATCTGGTGAAATATTCGAGACGGAAGTGGATGAGATATTGGTGACAACGGGGGTTCGCTCTAACGCCGATCTATTGGAGGTAGAAAAAGGTGGCGTGAATGTGGATCAAAAGGGATACGTCATCGTGAATGAGTACTTGGAGACCAGTGCCCCGGGAGTGTGGGCACTGGGAGATGTGATAGGCAGGACGATGTTCAGGCATACCGCCAACTATCATAGCGATATCGTTTGGTTCAATGCCTTCGGTAAAAGGAAGATAAGATTGGAAGAGCATGCTGTGCCACATGCGGTTTTCGCATATCCTGAGGTGGGCTCCGTTGGCATGACGGAGGCCGAGGCCAGATCGCGCGGCATCCGATATTTTGTGGGGTATTCAAGATATATCGATACGGCCAAAGGCTATGCTATGGCTGAGGAGGATGGACTTTGCAAGGTGATAGTCGACGCGGAGAGCATGCGCATATTGGGAGCTCATGCGGTCGGCCCTCATGCCTCCCTCTTGGTCCAGCCAATCGTATACCTTATGAACGCAGGGGACGGGACTTTTAACCCCATTGCCCGGAGCCAAACTATACATCCGGCCCTGAGCGAAGTGATGGTGAACGCTTTCGCCAACCTCTCCGACCCTGAGCATCACCACCAGCATTGA